The window atAAACTCAGTCAAGATATGAGGTGCACCTTTTCTTCCTGAgggtaattaattattggaaGAAATTACTTATTACTGTGGCAGATGTTCCATCACGTAATGTCTTAAAATCAAGGCTATATATCTTTCTATATCATATACTATAGCTCAAAGAGAATTCATGGGCTCGATGGATAAATTAAGGGGTGAGGGACTTGTGCCTGTGTTATGAAATAAGTTCAACTAGATGAAGGTATTGTTCCTTTCAGCATGtttaagtcactttaaaaaaatccaggaatCTGAATCTCTTTATGTCTTCCCAACACATCTTGATCTCTGACCTATAATGATACAGAACAATAACCCTGTTTTCTCTGTTCAGAATATGACATTTCTTTCAGCAGCTATTCGCACATCCCATAGCAGTGTGGAAGTGGAGACACTGAACGAAAGCCTGGGCTTAACAAGACAcgtataaatctggaataactttaTAGATTTCACTGGCTTAACGATGGCATAAGAGCCTGAGCCAAAGGTGCTGAACTCAATGacagctttccattgacttcagatcaaGGCATAGAATTTGATGCACTACTTAACTCTTCCTTGTTGGGAAGAGTCATCTCTGCCTATATCTCCTCCCATCCTGAGCCAGGAACTGGGGGTCTTGCCAAGATGCTCCAATACAATGCAAGGCTCTCTCAGTCTCACTAGCTGCAAGAAAAGAGAGTTCCCAAAGAACGGCAGAAAAAGGGTTAAGGAGCATAAAGTTTCATTCTACAGACACAAAACTATACTTGTGTGCTAACTATGCCCATTGCAACTGACGTTCAAAGTATGTCTTCAGATGCTGGTATTTACATATTCCCAATATATTTGATTATCATCATTATGTTTATACCCAAGAGCATATCTAGTGTTGCAGCAGGTGAACAAATACTTTGATCAATACTGAGAGCAAAAGGTCAAACAGGAAGGAAGGGCCAGCAGTCTGGGTGCTAGCCTGGAATTTAGAAGTTGAGTTAAATTCctatctctgccacagatttgctgtgtgaccttcgaCAAGTAacttagcccccccccccatttgaaattctgtaaaatggggctaatagcacGTCCTTATTTCACAGAGGTGTTCTGAGGACACAGTCATGAGAAGGTTGTGAGATACTCAATTGTTGCAGTAGCTGGAGCCATATATGTGCTTTAGATATATTGCAAATATCTTACTTATGTTGGTGAATGCTGATCCACATGAGCTGTCCCATTCACTACTGCAGGAATAAGATGTCACCCCTCAATAAGAGTCCAGTGATGTGGCTCAGACAGATGTAGAAAATGGTTATCATTATCAATAAGAACATTCTTATAACCGAGCCATCAGAACGCTTTTGGTGTGGTATGTGTTTCCTTTCTAGTAGATACTAAACCTGACATTCATAGCACAGGGCATTTTTGCATGAAAAGGAGATAGAAGGGAGGGGAGTTGAATTAATAAGAAATTTGTTTCATATGAATTCCCAAAGACctgccccttcctttcctcctctgtGGCAAATATCCTAAACTCTGGATTGAGACATGAAGGATTCCATAGGCCAGATGCTTTGAAAATGATCCACTAGCTGATTCAGAAATGACCATTAAAAGGAAGAGAGACAAGCTATGGAATAAAGCTGTGGATAGAGGTGAAAGCATTTGAAgaaaatcagggcccagctgtgaCAGGGTGTGGCCAGACTGTTCTATTGTGTGGCTATACTGTGCTGGTGTAATGGCCCTGAGTAGGTTTAACatcattacataagaacataagaatggacatagtgggtcagaccaaaggtccatctagcccagtgtcctgtcttccaacagtagccagtgccaggtgcccagagggaatgaacagaagaggtaattatcaagtgatccatcccctgtcacccattccgagctgctggcaaacagaggcaagggacaccattccttcccagcctggctaatatccactgatggaccaatcctccatgagtgtatctagttcttttttgaaccctgtaatagtcttggctttcacaatatcttctggcaaggagttccagaggttgactgtgcattgtgtgaagaaatacttccttttatttgtgttaaacctcctgcctattcatttcatttggtgaccccaagttcttgtgttattagaagtagtaaacaacacttccttaactactttctctacagcagtcatgattgtatagacctcaaccattcccccccttagtcatctctttttcaagctgaaaagctccagtcttattaatctctcctcacatggaagccgttccataccctaaatcatttttgttgcctttttctgaatcttttccaattccaatatatttttttgagatgcggcgaccacatctgcacacagtattcaagatgtgggcgtaccatggattaatatagaggcaagatattttctgtcctgttttttaattattcccaccagtctgttctcttttttgactgccacttcacattgagtggatgttttcagagaactgtccacaatgactccgagaTCACTtccttgagttgtaacagctaacttagacccaTCATTCTCATCACTGATTCCCAAGGGGCTGTAACTGTGTGGCGGAGAGCATGACTTGGTCCCCGGCATGCAGCATCCCTGCTCCTACAATGGTACCTGCCATGTTCCATACTCTTTGCCGACCTAGGGTGCCATTTGCAATGTACAATGTTGGTTTTCCAATGTATTTGAACTCTGGGAACATGACCTTGTGTCTGTGAAACTTCGCAACCCAATTAAATGTGACTTATGGATGGTTCTGAACAGTCACCTTCTGACCGGTTGGAGTCTAGAACTTGAAACACCAGGAAAGCTGGTGGGTGCACAAATTCAGGGTTCCCGTTTGGCCCTGTTGTAGAGCATCTCCTCCCaaaccccactcctcccctgctcaTGACCTCCTCCCAAGCACCCCCTGGTGGCCTGAGTGGTCCTGCAGAACTCTgccatccatctctccctcctccaggctCCACAGCTGCACTTACAACAGATCGGTCTCGCCAGCCCTTCCAgccaggttttatttattttccaagtagggtgaccagatgtccggattttatagggacagtcccgattcttggggtttttttttctaagaGCTCCTATTACTCCtcacccctgtcccaatttttcacacgtGCTGTCTGCTCAACCTATTTCCAAGAgacaacaaataaaaagaagaagaacAGCATAAGACAATTTTACTGCTGGCCTTAGTCTCTGCTCTCGGGGTCTTTCCTCCAAGGTTATTGCCAAACTCTCTGTCTCTGGCCTTCCTTgctgctccttcctttctctgcagctcctgcaatTCTCTCAGACACTTTCTCTTGTGCTTCCTGCTGATCAGTAAGAGAATCCACTAATCCAGGTTCAGGTGGGCCTCCTTAGCTGCTAGGGTTGGCTGAGCTCAGGCCTCCACTCCTTAAAATGCCAAACCACCCCAGTACAGGGCTATTTACAGAGACAGGCCATAATCAAAAATCTAGGTCTTTTCTACATTATCTCCCTCACTTTCTGCTTTACCAGCTAGCATCAATACCATGTGTTTCTTTCTCCCATTCCATTCCCTGTGTGTTTTCAAATTGCTTCCTCTGCATGGAACATCCTCACCACGCAAGTTCCCCAATGCACCACACTTTCTTTAATAATACTAATGATTATtcatcaaaagaaaaagaaattgctaGTTCTTATATACCctgctttctttgtatttttcagtCTTCCTTCGACCATAGGGTCTTTGAATTAGGGAGTGTCCTTACTTTTTCTGCCTTGTAAAGCACACACTGTTGATACTGGACAGATAAATCATGGATACATCatgcacacaccaaaaaaaaaaaaccctttgtcaTAAAGGTTGGTCTTGTCAGTAAAGTAAGccataaaaattaggaaatgcacaAAGAACCAAAAAGCTGCAAACTCaggttaggaaataccagaatgagtATTGCCCATGCAACATTAACTCTGcagtaaatgaggcagggattctACAGACAACAGACTCCTTCAATACACAGCCCCAGAGCCAAAAATCCTGTGTACTGAATAAGGAAGAGgtccagagggaaaaaaaaaataatatgggATCATGCAATTAAAGTCTGTATCATCATGCAAAAGCACAAGAGGACTAAATTAAGGGTGCCAGGGCAACATTTATTTGGATATTTGCTAACCTGAGCATGCTAAAGTTTGtaaccttttaatcctttttaaaacctttacTTTGTATTTCTTAATTATGTATGGTTTCAGTTATTGATGAAAGCCAACTTAAGTAACGTTAAATgaaggggtttttgtttgtttgtttgttttttaatagaaagaaaatattttatatatgtgctATTTAAACAATGAAGCTCTTACTCAAGtgttgttttcagtatatattttattgccattcttatctttGTGAAAATCCCTGTTTCACCACTCAGTGCTGTGTTGATCACAGTATAGAAAGTAAGtaaattaaactgtattaaaaaacTCCTCATTTTATGCAACTTCAGTTTCAGTGAAAATTCTAAGCTATAATCATCAATTTGtaagaagcagataaacaatatCCAAGAAAAAGAGCTggaattttgcattttattttcagtgaGCCCTTACTAAGTAAAGTAGCAAACAATTGTCCTTTGAGAAGAAACACTGTACCGTACCACAGTACAAACCCAAATGAGCACAGCAGGAGGCTGTCCCGCTTACCCAAATCTGgtcctgtttcattacaaacttcctttctgtgatgATGTTCTGGTCATAAGGGGATAAGCAGTTGTCAAAGGtagctgttgccatggcagccaggggGCTAGTCATTCTCCCCAGGTGTGACAAGGAGCTGAAGGGAGGTAGCGCTGAGTGGTGGGTTATCTCTGATGTCATAATGCTACTGCccaggcagcaccagtgggcagcaaatgtgcatggggggaggggcagggaaacaGGTTTTCCCAGTGCTCCTGGTTTCGCCAGTTTCCTAAAGGAACCAACAACATAGAAAACACATTAATGGTGATTCCACACACGTGCAAATTGGTAGCTGAAATTTGATTCAAATTCCCCATGGCATGTTTCGAAACCAGTGTTCCAAAACAAGGAGAGACCTcgtaaaacagaaaatgttaatGCTCTGGTGTATTTGTGATTGTGTTGAAATTGTGAGTTTAAATTTGGGGCATGGTTCCTGGACCTGCTTGCATGTTAGAGAGCTCAGTAGGGCAGCACGCAATCAGGGCGTAGCAGCAGTCAGTCAGCAGGTACCcagtgagttgtgcctctctgttataGTCAGCAGcctacattctctctctctgatttttggGTTCTTACATGTTATTGTTCTGGCTCCTGAGAAACAAATTAGAGAGACAttgtgaacttccagcaagagtattttatgttttctctaaCTTCTCTGCTTGTGTGCCACATAACATAAAAGACACAATCctgtaaaatatgaaataaaattctGAAGCCAAATGtccttttgaaacaaaaaaattgaaccatttcattctgaaaatattgATCTTCCTGAAGCACTtcacttttcctttccctttcacaGGGAGGAGCCTAAATTAGGTTTCCCTAAATCCATGATTGGAATACTCAAACATTTCCCCTCTTTTTCATGCAATTTGTTCCTTCTGCCTCTGGCTGCTGCTACCCCTTTTCTGCCCTCACCCAAACACAGTGGAGATTCTATCTTGCTCCCTTGCCGCAATACagctcagacccagggcaggggagCCAGCTGCGTGGCCTACCGAAGCAGCGGTATCCTAGAGCTGAGAactgtgcaggcagaggaagaAGGCAAAAGATAGAGCCACCCCCAGCTACCAGCACCAGCCATCTTAAGAAAAAGCATCACCCAGGCCatgatagaatcacagaattggaagggaccttgagatgtcatcaagtccagctccctgagctCATAGCAGGAGCAAGCACCACcaagaacatccctgacaggtgtttgtctaacctgctctgaaaaatctccaacgatggagattccagaacccaccaggcagtttattccagggcttaaccaccctgaccattaggaatttttttctaacgtccaacctaaacctcccttgctgaaatttaaaccCACTGTTTCTTGTCCTAccatcagaggttaaggagaataatttcttctccttcctccttgtaacaacctttttaagtatttgaaaactgttaacatgtcccctctcagtcttctcttttccagactaaacaaatcgaattctttcaatcttccctcataggtcatgttttcttgacctttaatcatttttgttgctcttctctggactctctccaatttgtccccatgtttcctgaaatgtaatgcccagaactggacatgatactccagttgaggtcttatCAGAGCTTTGTAGCGTGGAAGCATTACTTCTTGtggcttgcttacaacactcctgctaatggtggattgtctgtcacttgaagtcttccCAACTGGATACCTAGCTAAATGATGTGTTAgagctaaaataataataataataataataataataataaaatttgaGCTTGATACAGAAATTATTGGACAAGGTTTTGTTATGcgggaggtcagattagatgatcatattgtcctcttctggccttaaaatgtatgaaaaatcAATTTTACCCCATGAGGAGTGGTAAACTCTGCTATGTGTGGATGCCAAGCCTTACAATTAGTGCTTTACAAAGTTAAAGTTGTTTGATTGCTGTAACTGTGCTCTTTCCATAGTTTAACATGTCTGGATTTCTTTTAAGCGTAACTTTGACACTGAATTCACCGACTCCTCCATACGGAAAGACAGACTTAGCCATTCATTTTCAGTTACACTGCCCCTGAGACCTCTTTTGTGGCTTAGCAAAACAGTGAGAGCTTtctgtaaaactaagcaaagaATAATAAAGAAAGCTACTTAGCACGTGCATCGTTTGGAGGTAAGATAGGGCACCACGGAGGGCATTGTAATGAGCCCCTGTATGCCTGGCTTGAGACTATAATTGAAGGTGTAACGTACTTCGGAGACTTGATCCCTAAATGCCACAGAAATGAATATATAAGGTTTGTGGTGCCTTAAGATGTTCCTTAGGGATGAAGAGTGAGTGAACACTTTCATCCACCAGCAGCTATGATTCAATACCTCTTTCCTTCAGTGGAGGTGGGATaactatttttcttcctttctgattCCTAGACATAACTTTTCATTTTCTCATTTACTTACATGTGTGATGTTAGTGTAGTCAACCTTTTGGCAACTTGAGACagacattgtttgtttgttcattttttctgTCTCAGGATAAATAACAGTGAAAAAGGACATGGTTCATGAAAAAGAGCCTGAAAGGTCCAGGTGGATACTAGGTAAGAATCCAGTATTGTACATAGAGATGCATCTGAGTTACACACTTCAGAGATGTGGAATCAGATTCAGATCCAACTTCTGTAACCTTTGATGATTTTCAGATTCTGGGCTTTGGTTACAGCCAATTATAGAGATAAGTCAGGGTTGTAAAACTTGTATTTATTGTTGTTGTGTTATCAGTTAGAGATCAGTGCCCCCACTGTACTGGGTTCACAgaaaacacatagtaagagagagttCCTGCCCTCAAGAGCTTATAGGCTAAGAAACAAGACAGAAGAGGGTGGGTGAAAGGAAGGTTTATTATCCAAATTTAATAAAGAGGGAATTGAGGCAAAAAGGAAAGCTTTGTCCGAAATCACACAGGtattctgtagcagagccaggacttaAAAGGCGGATCTCAGACTAATGCCCCTAGCGCCAGTCTGACCATTATCCAGTGTTGTGTATGGatgtgagtgggggtgggggacggggAGGACAGACACTTGGATCCAGTGGGTTGTGGTGTGGCCGATCTCTCACCATAAGGGGcaaataacaataattatttgCACTGCGGCAGCTCCAGACatctttgtgtttgtttgaaaaatgtgaCCAGTGGGTAGCATTGGAAAGGAGGAGGTGGTAGATGACATTGCAATAGCAGAGGATCCTCAAGGTGTTGAGAGCCTGTGAAGGGCCTTGGATTGAAAAGAAGCTGTTTGTGTGTGAtgaaatggggaagggggagccagAAGAAGGAAGCAAATGGAGAAAGCCTCACTTTTGAGGTGTTACATAGTTTTGGCTTCATGTCTCTTCAgccttctttcttccttctttctctcttcctccccattcTTCTCACACtccttgtctacacagcaacttcTCCGTTTATCTTATTCTCTCACCTGTGGCTTCCGGCATTCCCTGTATGCTACCTTTTCCAGGCAtcctgcctccctccttcagagcCTTGCCTTGCACACAGCTTCCCATCGTCGCTTCTGTGCCAACATTATTCCTTCACCGTTTCCTGCCTACCTCATACTCCTGTGTCATGGCGAATGGCCCAGAGAGATGAAGGACCTGGCAGTGTGTACCACTAGTAGGTGTAAGCAGTTGGGACTGGAGACAAGTGGCCAGAAAGCTCCTAGAGCAAGGAAAGCATAGACCGAAGGCACAGTTGCCaattctcatgatatttggtgcttctcttaaagccccagctccttcaGCCATGTGATCACTTAAgaatctcagatttttttaagtatgtttctagccctcagagttgctaagaaaagcttgaaaacatgaccccccTTCAGGGCCCAGAAACATTGTTCCATTGCAATTTGCTGACTGaatgaaattgaaacatttctcGAAGACGGGCCAATTTCATTGCAGCACCACGGAATTGGGGAAACTCTGCCTACATGAGAATCCTGCCTGGTTTCTGCTAGTTCACTTGCCCAGCTCCTTGGCAACTTGCCATGTGGCCTGCTAGCAACCAGAGTCCACGGCCTTGGAGCTGCTACACATGCCAttgccctgggggctggggacacccaAAATTTCCAGGGTCCATGGCTCCAGGGATCCATTCCCTTTTTCAGAGACTTTTCAAATCCTGGGGGTTTGGTGCTAACCCAACAAATTCTGAAATAACAAAATCTTGCACAAATCAAAACctttccctgcccctctctccgGACCACCCTTAGGCATAGGCAGCAAacacagctgtgtagggcacctgaaaatttgggccaCCCCTGAGTCTTAATATCCACCTAcccgcctcttcctatccctgttgcTGGTGGCTGCTGAAGCCTTGTGAGTCTTCCTCTGGAAGGGATCTAgttaacttaaaagtgaaaaagcctccagcctgccagacctattagcacaacttTGAAATTCTTAAAGAGCCATTAAAGTGGTAATGAAACCATTTAATGGGCATTTGCCAGCTCCtgggtatatactgtcagtttctgaatttactgacaaaaacagttgtgcatcaCTGtgatatttactcagaacatgttagtctactgGAGCTATGtttaaaatctgctttaaaagtatttcatcagtatgttgctgaagattataaaatcacaactCTAAACAAATCGCCGTCATCCCCCTCAGGCTGCCATTGGGCACAGGGTTTAAAAATACTCTTAGGAACCCATATCTCCTAAAGATGGATCTACCCTTTCTAAACcctttttgtattattttaaaaagatctcAAGATTTTAAGCCAATCACATGATTTTTGGAAGCCTGGTTCCTGGTTTTCAAGCACTTGGGATTAGCAACAGGGGATATGTTATGAAGCAGCAGTAACCAAGTGACTGGGACACAACTGAGATGCTGTAGTCATCTAAAAGGGTTATCTGGGAGGAGTCTGAACCCAGAGAATAGGATCCCAAGTACGAGAGCTTTCTAACTTACCCTTAGTGAGCAGACAATATAAAGTAAACTCATAACTCATGCAGGTATATTTCATTGGGGAAAATTTGTAAGAATGTGCTTGCATTTGGAAATTCCCCAAGGGGAACTGGATGCCTAATTCCAATCAATTTTACGGAGACTGGGATGTCAAAATCTcatagacagctttgaaaatcccagtcctcATAAAAAGGGAGTGTAAATCAAAAAGTCCATCTCAACTTTTCCCAGACATCACGGTAGCTGGTTTCCTGTAAGATATTCACTACCGACTCTCAAGCCCAGTGGTGTCATTCAGATTTAATTCATGCCGTGAAATTtccttcttccatgctgctcaCTCTTGTTATCCCGGCAGGTATGGTTTCATGTAGCCCTGTATACATGGCTGAGGGCAATCACAGCATGGTGACCCAGTTCATCCTCCTGGGGTTGACGGATAATGAGGAGCTGCAAATACCCCTCTTTGTGGTGTTTCTGGTGATCTATATTCTTACGCTGGTGGGGAATCTCGGGATGATCATGTTGATCAGGGTTGATCCccgactccacacccccatgtacttcttcctcagTAACCTGTCTGTCATTGACCTCTGCTACTCCACAGTCTTTGCTCCTAGGATGCTGGTGAATTTCTTAGTGGGGAGTAAAAGCATTTCTTACTCTGCCTGCATTGCCCAACACTTCTCCTTCATTGTTTTCGTGACCACAGAAGGGTTGCTGCTGGCCGTGATGGCATGCGACCGCTATGTAGCCATCTGTAACCCTCTGCTGTACACTGCTGTCATGTCTAAGAGAGTCTGTTTTCGTCTAGTGGCTGGCTCATATGTAGTGGGGCTCGTGAACTCACTGACCCACACAGGTGGCTTGCTGAGGTTGTCATTCTGCGGGCCCAACGTCATCAATCATTACTTTTGTGACACTAACCCATTGCTGAAGCTCGCCTGCTCTGATAACCGCATCAATGAGATTTTGCTCATAATGTTCTCTGTGGTTCTTGCCACATCCACCCTCCTGATTATCATCATCTCTTATCTGTACATCTTCTTCTCTATCCTGAGGATCCGCTTTGCTGCGGGCAGGCagaaagccttctccacctgtgcCTCTCATCTGACAGCTGTCACCATGCTCTATGGACCTGTGAGCTTAAGCCACATACAACCCAGTTCCACCTACTCGCTGGAACAGGAGAAAATCTCTGCTGTGTTTTATACCCTGGTGGTCCCCATGCTGAACCCCCTTATTTatagcctgaggaacaaggagattAAGGATGCTCTTAAGAGGGTGGTAGACTAGAAAAACATTCTCAGCTAATTTGTTCACCATGACAATTCCAGTCAATTGAGAAGAACAATTGGAAGGAGAGGAGTATCGTCTATGTGTCACTGCCTTCATTTGTGTATCTCAAATGTTGTACAGGAATTAAATGAACCTCAAAGAACTGATGTAGCATGTGGAAATTATGTTTTACGATTGCTTGAGGGGAACAATGTTACCTAATGTCCTGTCATTATGTGGTTGTTCCAACAGACACCCTTCCTTGTTTCTTGACCATTAATCTATTTGAAATGCTGCCCTGAAAGGTTatctgagatttaaaataaaataaaacttgtttCTAACTTTAATTTCTTAATGTGTTGCTCTAATTAATACTCAGTATGTAGCTTGCACTATGAGAATTCAATACTTTTGCTCTCTTTAGTGTCTGGGCCTCAAAAGGGCTTTGTGAGCCTGACACAATTAATCTCTATtccctttataacagcccttaacgtagttgaagactgttattaggtcCCTTCTCAGTCGTCTTGTCTCAAAACAagacatgcccaatttttttttaaatctttcctaaTAAATCAGATTTTGTAAAccccttttgtcatttttgtttttcccctctggactctctcctatttgcccacatcttttctaaagtgtgacGCCCAAACCTAGACACAGAACTTCAACtgcagcctcaccagtgccaagtacagccAAACAGTTACTGCCCTGGTCGTACATACAACACTCATGGTAATACACCCCAGacagcctttttcacaactgcatctcaTTGTTGGCTGATACTCAACTTGTGATCCGCTTGAACTCTCAGATCCATCTCAGCTGCACTTCTCCCTAGCCGGTTATTCCCCACATTGTATtcgtgcatttgatttttccttccagagtgaagtactttgcacttgtctttatatTGATCACCATCTATACTCAGACCAGTCCTATATACATCTATTCTCAACAGTGTTATCATATATACTTAGGCTTGGAAGGAATAgacttttctcaaaaaaaaatgttggtaaatgttgatttcaccacaagcacacaaaccaatgaaaacaaTATTGCCTTcaataattgaaatgtacagcTAGGCAAGAGTAAGAAAAAATGCAGCTTGAGAATgtactagagtttgatttaaggatatttattttgacatgtgatgttgacaatttgtgttttaacagttataaagctttaactttttgaatctcagtgttggctgtcattaaaaaaattatgtctgACATCCCATTGCCTGATCTCCCATAATTTCTTGCGACTGTAAAGGtttgaacatttaaaacaaaaagacttaaaaataaacattgatattatcaattaaaattataaaaattattttaaaaaataaaattctgaacaAGGCTCTCTGTACTTTTTATACAGCTTTATTCTCAATCATCTTTCTGTCACCTTATTCTGTTCTCCATCTGTACCTCTTGTCTCTTATTTTAAGCTTACATTACGAGCTCCTTTGGCCAGAgattgtctttttgttatatgtttgtacagcacctaacagaaGGGGGTTGGGATTAAGCCTAATTCTAATGAATTAATTAAGTACTATCAATAATAATGCTCATGTAATATTACTCCCACCAATGCCGTatat of the Eretmochelys imbricata isolate rEreImb1 chromosome 6, rEreImb1.hap1, whole genome shotgun sequence genome contains:
- the LOC144266319 gene encoding olfactory receptor 5J3-like codes for the protein MAEGNHSMVTQFILLGLTDNEELQIPLFVVFLVIYILTLVGNLGMIMLIRVDPRLHTPMYFFLSNLSVIDLCYSTVFAPRMLVNFLVGSKSISYSACIAQHFSFIVFVTTEGLLLAVMACDRYVAICNPLLYTAVMSKRVCFRLVAGSYVVGLVNSLTHTGGLLRLSFCGPNVINHYFCDTNPLLKLACSDNRINEILLIMFSVVLATSTLLIIIISYLYIFFSILRIRFAAGRQKAFSTCASHLTAVTMLYGPVSLSHIQPSSTYSLEQEKISAVFYTLVVPMLNPLIYSLRNKEIKDALKRVVD